The following coding sequences lie in one Alicyclobacillus curvatus genomic window:
- the ccsA gene encoding cytochrome c biogenesis protein CcsA: MRKSSLLTVLAVIVIGLLCQYFALIWSPPEQTMGQLVRIMYFHVGSAWIAFLAFGVTALFALIYLIRRKLVFDRIAVASAEIGVVYTTFTLVTGSLWAKPIWNTWWTWDPRLTTTLILWFLYVAYLLLRGTIEGIERRARVSGVFGIIAFADVPVIHFAVEWWRSIHPQVIDDTGINMPPSMVFTLMFAFGAFFVIYLLLLVLRTRQEAQRQRLFFIRQGVHELRAKAFDGSINASISATVKGEL, from the coding sequence ATGCGTAAGTCATCCCTGCTTACTGTGCTGGCCGTAATTGTCATTGGTCTACTCTGCCAGTATTTCGCGCTCATCTGGTCGCCCCCCGAACAGACCATGGGGCAGCTTGTACGCATCATGTATTTCCACGTCGGCAGCGCCTGGATTGCCTTTTTAGCGTTTGGCGTGACGGCACTTTTTGCGCTCATCTACTTGATTCGGAGAAAGCTGGTTTTCGACCGCATCGCCGTGGCCTCTGCGGAAATTGGTGTGGTGTACACGACGTTTACATTGGTTACGGGGTCGCTCTGGGCAAAGCCCATTTGGAACACCTGGTGGACTTGGGACCCACGGCTGACAACCACCCTCATCCTGTGGTTTCTCTATGTTGCTTATCTGTTGCTGCGGGGAACCATCGAAGGGATTGAGCGGCGGGCGCGTGTGTCTGGCGTGTTCGGAATTATTGCGTTTGCCGATGTGCCGGTGATTCACTTTGCCGTCGAATGGTGGCGCTCGATTCATCCCCAAGTGATTGATGATACGGGAATCAATATGCCTCCATCGATGGTCTTTACGCTCATGTTTGCTTTTGGGGCGTTTTTTGTCATCTATCTCTTGCTGCTCGTTTTAAGAACGAGGCAGGAGGCGCAGAGACAGCGGCTGTTCTTCATTCGGCAAGGCGTTCACGAACTTCGTGCGAAGGCATTTGATGGCAGCATCAATGCAAGTATAAGTGCAACAGTAAAAGGGGAGTTGTAA
- a CDS encoding CcmD family protein: MLQQIGYLWAVTAVVWLGTAFYVISLVRRQQHLQKELQQLEKTLAELGQTSGRG, translated from the coding sequence GTGCTTCAACAAATCGGCTATCTTTGGGCTGTGACCGCCGTAGTGTGGCTCGGTACGGCATTTTACGTGATTTCACTCGTGCGCAGACAACAGCACTTACAAAAAGAATTGCAGCAGTTGGAAAAGACACTCGCAGAACTGGGACAAACATCAGGGAGGGGATAA
- a CDS encoding heme exporter protein CcmB — protein sequence MLRIWRVFWTLVAKDLRIELRGGRLIASTLALGVLLILVVGIALDAASHLDPQWSAGLLWMVLFFATSIGLTRNDLKDQELGGGLGSLLAPIDRSFIFYARWLSTWVIVSLSALGMLLAFFVVLSVPAPAKPVSFLLVVIGGTLGLTGVGSFLGQLAGTSTLRDILVPLMLFPTTIPLFIALIRLTVISMSPTVAGAHIWVEVVIGYLILFAIMPFLLYETMTEV from the coding sequence ATGTTGAGGATATGGCGTGTGTTTTGGACGCTGGTTGCCAAAGACCTGCGCATCGAACTGCGTGGCGGCAGGCTGATTGCTTCAACACTTGCACTTGGCGTGTTACTCATCTTGGTTGTCGGAATTGCCCTCGATGCAGCGAGTCATCTCGACCCACAGTGGAGTGCCGGGTTACTTTGGATGGTCCTGTTCTTCGCAACGTCAATTGGACTGACGCGAAACGACCTCAAGGACCAGGAGCTGGGGGGCGGTCTTGGCAGCTTGCTTGCCCCCATTGACCGCAGTTTCATTTTTTACGCGCGCTGGTTGTCGACCTGGGTCATTGTCTCTTTATCAGCACTCGGCATGCTGCTGGCGTTCTTCGTGGTTCTCAGTGTCCCTGCGCCTGCGAAACCTGTGAGTTTTCTTCTTGTGGTAATAGGTGGTACTCTTGGACTGACGGGGGTTGGTTCTTTTCTCGGACAACTGGCTGGCACCAGTACACTCCGCGATATCCTGGTGCCGCTGATGCTGTTTCCGACGACAATTCCGTTGTTCATTGCTCTCATTCGGCTGACTGTCATCTCAATGTCGCCGACAGTGGCCGGGGCCCATATTTGGGTGGAGGTTGTGATTGGGTATCTGATTTTGTTTGCTATTATGCCGTTTTTACTCTATGAAACAATGACGGAGGTGTGA
- a CDS encoding acyl-CoA thioesterase: MESVVTTTLEVRWGECDPAGIVYHPAYIDWFSVARMRFLKANGVSYMEAFHDAGVVLVVLEAQCRYVKTLRAEDEVAIEARLVERSKTRIALEYEVKNRLGERCASGRTEHAFVDMATNHAVNLAKRASELWQSLTTLPLSGPRPS, translated from the coding sequence GTGGAGTCGGTTGTCACAACGACGCTCGAAGTGCGTTGGGGAGAGTGTGATCCCGCTGGTATCGTCTACCATCCCGCTTATATCGACTGGTTTTCTGTGGCGAGGATGCGATTTTTGAAGGCGAACGGCGTATCTTATATGGAGGCATTTCACGACGCGGGCGTCGTTTTGGTTGTCCTTGAGGCGCAGTGCCGATATGTAAAGACTCTGCGTGCTGAGGATGAAGTGGCGATTGAGGCGCGGCTTGTGGAGCGGAGCAAAACGCGAATTGCACTCGAGTACGAAGTGAAGAACCGACTCGGGGAACGGTGCGCCAGCGGCCGTACAGAGCACGCATTTGTCGACATGGCGACGAATCACGCAGTGAATCTCGCGAAAAGGGCATCGGAGCTATGGCAGTCTTTAACCACGTTGCCGCTTTCAGGGCCACGTCCGTCGTAG